The genomic region ACCATCACGTCCAGGGAGATCCAGACCTCCGTCCGCCTCGTCCTCCCCGGCGAGCTCGCCAAGCACGCCGTCTCCGAGGGCACCAAGGCCGTCACCAAGTTCACCAGCAACTAGGGTTCCGTCGCGGTGTCTCTAGGGTTCCGTCCCCGTGTTCTCTTCTAGTAGCTTTTGTGTCGCCGTCGGTCGTGTCCATGTGTATCGTTATAGGTAGGTAGCGCGCCTGCTTTGTAAATCGTGTCAGGTTGTGATGGACGGCTTTGATTTCAATTAATGGAAGAGGTTGTGTGTGACTTCTCAATCTGCTAGCTGTTGCGTCATTCTGCCAAAATAATCGGGgatctagggtttgaggagctgGGTGCtcgagctgccgccgccgccactgctgcCGGTGATGTTTCGAGGAGGGACGCTGATGCGTTTGGCCTCTCGGCACCTGGGTTCCCATGGCTTCAGCACCGAGATATTTGTGAGCAGTAAGCAATCGTCCTCTGTTTTCTCCCCGTTCCTGTGCTTGCATAAATGCTTGGCACTTGTATGCGATGAATTGGTGCTGCGTGATTAGGTATGGTGATGATTATTGTCTGCGACCTCTGGTTCATGCTCGAGTGTTGTTCGCCCATGACTGGGGTTGTTTGGGTGTGGATGGATTGAGCACTGGTTGGTGTGGTGCCGGTCTCCTTTGCTTTCCTTTTTTCCTTATGAACATGAACATCAGCTTTAgggctcattcggtttggaggaaatCAAAACGTAAGAATTAGTAGTATAGAAATTTGATAGGATGACACTTGCCATCCTAAGGATTTGACTTGCCTCGTTCCTACGCGCAAAATGAGCTttgaggcctcttttggttcataggataggattatcgtagGAATAAGAATTTTGtaagaaatgagatgacatgtatctcaaatcctatgagtaggaataggaaacgagatgtcatttggttgacaccaaaggaattttttcattgagtctaggctcatttttattttcctatgaaatgtgaaggatagaaatcaatcctatgtaggaatagaaatctattcctatgaaccaaagtgctctaaagaaaaaaatcctatcctctagaattcctatgaaattcctccaaaccaaagcaGGCCTGAGTGGATGTGTAGTTTTCTCCAAAAACACTGGAAATGAGTagtattcctatgaaattcctgtaCGCATTTCCTACACACCGAATGCATATATAGGAAAATTTCCTCCGGACTCCttgttcctatgtttttcctaCAAAAATCCTTCAAACCGAATGAGGCCTTAGCATGCCAGGGAATGTTTCGAGCCTGCTACTGATATAGGAGCTTTAGAATATGATTCCTTTGACAGTTACATAGCAACACCACGGATGCTTCATACCATCTTTTGAGAACTTTATCACGGGCTGGATGGGTTTGCCTAACGTTATCTTTTCCTTGTTCTAGTGCTGACGATGTTTCACACATGCCGACTGATTATGTGTGTCGATGAAAACTAATTGTTGCTCTATGGCTAGTACAATTTGTAGCCGCAAGTTGCTTCTGCCAAAAACTTGTTGCCATTTTAGCACCTGAAATTTGGTATCTATTCTACTTGGGGGGCACTTTATCATCTTGGACGAAATGTTTGCGATGGACAATTTTAGTTTTCATCTCTAGTTTGTCTTGCTGCAAATTGTTGTGGTTGAGGGGTGCACATTGTTGACATGGACCTGAGATACACATACACAACAAAGATAGTGATAGTGATGCAGTTTGCCTCTTCATATTAATTTGTAAGATCACCATATATGTTCGACCCCATCTGtaccaaaatactccctccgttccgaattacttgtcttggatttgtctagatacggatgtatctagactcattttagtgctagatacctccgtatctagacaaatctaagacaagtaattcggaacggagggagtataagacgttttttgacgctgtcatagtgtcaaaaaacgtcgtatattttggaacagagggagtaccatttatgAAATGTTTTTCTACATATTCTGCTCACAGGGAATTATGCGCCAAGAATTTAACTCATTGCTGCCTTTTAAATCTGTAAATGCAGATATAACATGTAACATTTATTCATCCTTCTAGATTCTTTTGTCAGGGTTATCATTTTACACAACGGAGGAAGAATTTAAAAAGGTCTTCTCACCATTTGGCGCCATTGAGGAAGGTATCTATGCCATTTTTGAACTTGTGTGACGCTGCCACATGGAATTGTAAATCTTTGTCATTGTTTCCTATTGATACTTGAAGTTCTTATTATGTTAGTTGCATGGAAATATTTTGGTTTAATGCTGCTATCTGTTTCTATCAAATATAGTTCGGTTAGTGAGAGACAACCAAACTGGAAGGCTGAAGGGATTTGGTTTTGTAAGATATTCATCACAAGAGGAGGCACAGAAAGCTATCAAGGCAATGGATGGAAGGGTATGCACACTGCTCACCTACTATCTTGGGTGTAACCTTCAAACATCATTTGCTGGTGCTGACACATTGATAATTTTATAAACTGAGAATTCATGGTTGCCATTTACCCTAGAGGAAACTCTGCTGAAGTTCCACTGGAGAAAAAAATGGAGCCATAACTCTTTGCTGCTGATACTCCTTCCTTTGTCAACTGAAACTACCTTGTGAAGACACCTTGTTAATAGAGTAAAGTGCACAGAAACACACCTTAGGGATAATGTGATAAACCACAACTCTTGGTGACATTGCTTTTATCAAATAACCAGGACCTTTGAGGTCATTCATAAAAAAAAAAACTAATCTCTCATGTTTAGTCATTTGTCGCCAAAACTGACAATGCTGGTGTACTCAAGAAAACCATAGGTCATTCTTCTGAATACTGCTTAAGGGTATTGACTTCTGTAACAAAATAATTAGACCTGCAATGTGTTAAGAGGTACCTACATTATTTCTAAATTCACTAAATATGTACAGTGGTCTTATGTCAGTCTTCCTTTACCATCTTCCATCTTCCAATGATGACAAGAAGTGTACATACAGCATTTGGGCCACGTCGGTCCACCAGTCAGGTCGACTGGTAGAAGCCATGTTTCTGTGTTTACTCTTGTTAACAATGTTTTCAACATAATGTAAGGTTAATACATTCTTGTTGTAACAGAGTTGGCTCTTTATCTAAAGCATTTTCTAGTTTATTCACAtgaagcatgcgttggtttttctctGTTGACTAGTGAGAACGCCTTTTCAGGTAGATTTGGTTAAACTAACTTGTTTTGTGATTCATGGTTATTTTGTCTTTTCATCT from Triticum aestivum cultivar Chinese Spring chromosome 4A, IWGSC CS RefSeq v2.1, whole genome shotgun sequence harbors:
- the LOC123085476 gene encoding organelle RRM domain-containing protein 6, chloroplastic yields the protein MFRGGTLMRLASRHLGSHGFSTEIFVSRLSFYTTEEEFKKVFSPFGAIEEVRLVRDNQTGRLKGFGFVRYSSQEEAQKAIKAMDGRILRGRLIFAEMAKEHGTG